A single window of Eubacterium sp. 1001713B170207_170306_E7 DNA harbors:
- a CDS encoding MgtC/SapB family protein, translating into MLLWELELFARVVVAGICGAAIGYERQNRLKEAGIRTHLIVALGAALMMVVSKYGFSDILGQEGITLDPSRIAAQIVTGVGFLGAGIIFVHKQSVSGLTTAAGIWATSGIGMAIGAGLYLIGIASALLIIILQIILHKNFRWLNVYVGEMIHVHLVPDEAALERFREKITRERVEIINFKIKRNAEDCISMELYVKLPENYRTEQLLTLFKDDPDIISIEL; encoded by the coding sequence ATGCTGTTATGGGAACTGGAATTATTTGCACGAGTGGTGGTGGCGGGTATTTGCGGTGCGGCCATTGGCTATGAACGGCAGAACCGCCTGAAAGAAGCAGGGATAAGAACACATCTGATTGTAGCTCTGGGAGCGGCGTTGATGATGGTGGTCTCAAAATACGGCTTTTCAGATATCCTTGGGCAGGAGGGCATTACGCTGGATCCTTCTCGCATTGCAGCTCAGATCGTCACAGGCGTGGGCTTTCTGGGCGCGGGGATTATTTTTGTGCATAAGCAGTCTGTCAGCGGCTTGACCACAGCGGCGGGAATCTGGGCAACCTCAGGCATCGGCATGGCCATTGGCGCAGGGCTTTACCTTATCGGCATAGCGTCGGCCCTGCTGATTATCATTCTTCAGATTATCCTGCATAAGAATTTCCGGTGGCTTAACGTCTATGTAGGAGAGATGATCCATGTTCATCTGGTGCCGGATGAAGCAGCGCTGGAGCGTTTCAGAGAAAAAATCACTCGGGAGCGCGTGGAGATTATCAATTTTAAAATCAAACGAAATGCGGAGGATTGTATTTCGATGGAGCTGTACGTAAAGCTGCCTGAAAATTACCGGACAGAGCAGCTGCTGACGCTGTTTAAGGACGATCCGGATATTATCAGCATTGAGCTGTAG
- a CDS encoding sigma 54-interacting transcriptional regulator → MSSIDRYSEYFQEYLRSLSKDTYIDILEHCFAEITVTDAEGYVIYANPASLQYHGMSPEDMCKLNFFTSFNGLWTPPSVDFAIENKRTVFARQRYLMTNETHITITTPIYDESEKLIMVVFTSFKEKPISSFDLDCEKNESNEKAKYSSSEETKESNNIVGRSYNLYATLNKLRKGAKSDIPVLLLGESGVGKSLFAKYIHDSSLRSDKPFVSINCASIPDNLIESELFGYVPYAFTGASPKGKKGLVELADGGTLFLDEIGELQPNIQVKLLDFLENQRFTSVGGLEIKTVDTRIITATNKNLQKLVQKNKFREDLFWRINGITQTIPSLRDRRSDILPIAQYYLDKHNKKYDKDKMFASPVIEALIQYDWPGNVRQLKNAVEYMAVMSIGNIISTDKLPEQILEYLKKNQMKKKTVIFDDMIEEYKREIIQNYYKSYSNVNEMASALGLSQATAYRLVSKYVDKGSKKEKSKEPKE, encoded by the coding sequence ATGAGTTCAATTGACCGCTACAGTGAATATTTTCAGGAATATCTGAGATCCTTATCAAAGGATACCTATATTGATATTTTAGAACACTGCTTTGCCGAAATTACCGTCACCGATGCCGAAGGCTATGTGATCTACGCCAATCCCGCCAGTCTGCAATACCACGGTATGTCCCCGGAGGATATGTGCAAGCTTAATTTTTTTACCTCTTTCAATGGCCTGTGGACCCCGCCGTCCGTTGATTTTGCCATTGAAAATAAACGGACCGTTTTTGCCAGACAGCGCTATCTGATGACTAACGAGACCCATATTACCATCACCACCCCTATCTACGACGAGAGTGAAAAGCTGATCATGGTGGTCTTTACTTCCTTCAAGGAAAAACCCATCAGCTCCTTTGACCTGGACTGCGAAAAAAACGAATCCAATGAAAAAGCCAAATACAGCAGCAGTGAAGAAACCAAGGAAAGCAACAACATCGTTGGCCGCAGCTATAATCTTTACGCTACCCTCAACAAGCTGCGAAAAGGTGCAAAATCCGATATTCCCGTTCTTCTCCTCGGTGAGAGCGGGGTCGGGAAAAGCCTTTTTGCCAAATATATCCACGATTCCAGCCTGCGCAGTGACAAGCCCTTTGTCTCCATCAACTGCGCCTCCATCCCAGATAACCTCATTGAGAGCGAGCTTTTCGGCTATGTTCCCTATGCCTTCACCGGGGCCAGCCCCAAAGGAAAAAAAGGACTGGTTGAGCTGGCAGACGGCGGTACCCTGTTTCTCGATGAAATCGGTGAGCTGCAGCCAAATATTCAGGTGAAGCTTCTGGATTTTCTTGAAAACCAGCGTTTTACCTCCGTGGGCGGTCTCGAAATCAAAACCGTGGATACCCGAATCATCACTGCCACCAACAAAAATCTCCAGAAGCTGGTCCAGAAAAATAAATTCCGTGAAGACCTATTCTGGCGTATCAACGGCATCACTCAGACCATCCCCTCCCTTCGGGACCGCCGCAGTGACATCCTGCCCATTGCCCAGTATTACCTGGATAAACACAACAAAAAATATGATAAGGATAAAATGTTCGCAAGTCCGGTAATTGAAGCCCTCATCCAATACGACTGGCCCGGCAATGTCCGCCAGCTCAAAAATGCCGTGGAATACATGGCCGTTATGAGTATCGGAAATATCATCAGTACCGATAAACTGCCCGAACAAATTCTCGAATATCTCAAGAAAAACCAGATGAAAAAGAAAACCGTCATTTTTGACGACATGATTGAAGAGTATAAACGTGAAATTATCCAGAATTATTACAAAAGCTACTCCAATGTCAACGAAATGGCCTCAGCCCTTGGGCTAAGCCAGGCAACGGCCTACAGACTGGTCAGCAAATACGTAGACAAGGGCAGCAAAAAAGAAAAAAGCAAAGAACCGAAAGAATGA